The Procambarus clarkii isolate CNS0578487 chromosome 18, FALCON_Pclarkii_2.0, whole genome shotgun sequence genome segment attaaaataattataccAAAAAATCTTTTGGTATTAATTTTAGTATAAAGATAGCTAATTTTAAAATGTTTCACACTCAGGAAGTTGACGAATATGCCAACCGATGTCACGAAGAAAAGGGCCAGCTTGGCGAGCTAACTCAACTGTGTGGTCTGGCATTCAGCAATGGAGCAGAGGATGAGGACGAGGCAGAAGCTCAGGCACCTTCTCTCTCTAAGGACAATTTGAGTCTACCGCTGAATCTTGCAGGGTTCACGAGCGGTTACAGCACTCCATCACCTGTGCAAGGTACTCTATATTGTTGCTCTTATTTGTTATTCTCCATTTGACACCTAAAAATACAAATTTGAATTACTTTTTGTGACTGTGTTTCTATCTATGGTGATGTGTTCTTGTGTGACAAAACTGGGCAGGTAAGTCCAGGATAAATATAAAGGCTCCTGAGTATTCAAGGCTAAGGATACAAGAAAAGTCAGACAAGTGTGCACAGTGAAGGAATTGTATGATATAACAAGTGAACCATTTAACAGTTTAACAAAAATGTGGGCATTGTTAAGAAATAACACATGTATATATTAAATCTGTATAAATTAGAGATCTCAATATCTTCTGTTCTTTTCTCAGGAATATTCAGCATGCCAACCACGATGTCGGAACCAGCTGTCCTCAAGAAGCCACAGCCTGAGTTTACATCGGCCAATGACAGTTTCAATAAGGCTAAGAGTGAAGTCACAGAATCAGCCGAGCAGAAGGTGGTGGCTCTGGAAGCCCAGGTGGCTGAGCTAAAAAATCGAGTGACTGAACTTGAGGAAGAACTGGCTGCAAAAGAAGAAACTACATCTGTATTAGAGGGAGATCTTGCCAATTTAAGGAAGGAGGTAATAGTAATTGTGTGTgtttcaaatatagtaaaatactgtacagtacagtatactgtgTTGTACTCATAAATTTTTAATACAAACTACCATTTGGAAATTAAAAGTGCATTTAAATTCTTGAATGAGTTGGGGATAAACTTATTATGGAAAACAAGGTGGCAGGTTTTGTGTTCCAGTGCCTCAGTATTGCTGTGCAGTGGGGGAATGATTGCTTTGTCCTGGGCACGTAACCGACTTCTGAAGAGATTTACAGTTTGtaatgtgtgtcgtgtgtgtatgTAATTCAACTATTTCAGTCTATCTAATCTATCCAATCCATCAATGATGCGATCAGTCTCTGGTCTCCATGATGCATCTTTATGTAGTGCAAATGTTACACAGCACAAGGTTTTTTCCCCTATATGTGCTTGCCAATAGGAAGGATTATCTCTTAGGATGCTGCTTCTTCAGTTTAGAGTATCTTGTACAACGTTCTCTCAATTACATGTGATTGTCGTGTCTTCCTTCGTAGCTGTGGAGTGCAGTGACCTCAACTACGTCTGTCTTCTGTTCATGGGATGTTTTCACTACTTGTACAGCAAAATAGACCTTCCTTATATCCCTTTGGCTCATTTGCATAACCCCTTTCCTCCTTTGTTCTCAAATCGTACCTCTCATCAGGAACAACCTGTCCTTATGTTGTATGTCAAGATCATGCCTTCTTTCTTGATCTTCCCTCCAATTCTTGTAAGTTCGAATCAGCATTTTGAATCTGTGCTTGTTTTTCAGTTATTTATCTACCTTGTAGCAAATCTCTGAATCTTCTCAATTTTCTTTGTTTTGATATGGATGGCTGCGATCATCCAGTCCTGGTATTGCCTACTCCATCATGCTGTGTTAAGGCCGTCATAATTTGACATTTACCATATGTAAGCTAACAcacatcctctggtttcagttggaAGACAAAGTAGAAAAGATAGCAGATCTGGAGGCGGAAGTGACGGAAAAGGACTTGAAAATCGATGATGTGATGCAGGAGCTGGAAACGCGGCACATAGAGATCCAAGCCAAGGATGACCAGATACAAAGCCTCCATCATGATTTAGATAGAGTAAGTGTTTTTGTGTGGCTCCAACCTGTGCTATGCCACTGTGTTCATAACAATGTGGTTAGATGATAGATGGGTAGCATTGTGGTATTATATATGACTTACTATGTTCGGTATATTACTCCTTCACCTTGAGTTAAAATATCCCTTACAAATATGGAAGACGATATGACTAAGAAGGAAGAGAATACTGTAGTATAATATTGTACAAGAAGTCAGAAATGTTGTATTTCTTTGAAGACTGTAAAGTAAAATCAATGTACCAGTACATTTCAAGAATTTGCTCTATAAACTAAATGGTTGTTCAACATGAATGTTGTATAAATCTAATTCTCTAGTTCATTCTCAGCTAATTAATTATATATGGTACACCCTTAAAAATGTTGTTCACCATTTAACAGGTCTAAATTTCAGATGTCAGTAAAACATTTCATATTACAGAGTGAGACAGGGAAATTATAATTGTTAGGTAAAGTAATTTCCTGCAGATCAtaaatgtataatttcttatGTTGTGCTTTTTAATCGTTCATTGCAGGTGGCAGAAATGTTATTGCAAAAATGGTAATGAAACCCTATCCCCTAAATGATTAATTTGAACAGCTTATTTGTCATGTTTAGCTATATACAAGactgcagtgccacctgtggcctgTTGTCTCATTCCACCTCAGTGTtttccactcactcactcactcactattGTTGCCCCAGTTTCTTGTATTTGTCTTGTGCCGGCCTGCCTGACTCATTCATTCATTCCCATGCCTACTCTGCCCACCCGAACACAACAACCCATTTAAACTCCCATGAAGATACGTGCACATGGAAGACTTTACATGCAACCTTTTCTTCAAGAAAGGCACATTCTCAGAAGAAACAAGCAGGCACAGATATTGTTAGAGATACTGCTGTTGGCTACATTTGTAACCATTGTAAtagtattataatttttttcctcAGGTTGAGCCAGAAATAGAGGTCAAGGTTCAAGAAATTGTGGAGCGTGATCGAATCATTGAAGAAAAAATAGAGCAAATTGAACAGCAGAACAAAATTCTAGTGGAAATCCAAATTACATTAGATGAAAAACAGAAGCAAATTGCTGATATGGAACACAAGATTACAGAATCAAGTGAAAAGATAAAGAAGCTCACAGAGAAGCTTGATAAATCCTGTAAAGTTATTCAGGTAAGTACATTGTCATATATGAATGCAGTTGGTAATTTTATTAACACTTCTGATCCCAGTGACAAGGCTGAAAAAAAATTCCTCATTGTGGAATACTACGAGCAAAAGTATTCCATTTCCTTAACATGTGCAGACAAGCACCATTATATGCGGAGAATTATATGcagagaataagtcacaataataTGGCTGAAAATTAATATTCAACCATCATATATGAAAACTAAAGAATTAATAAGGGTCAAGGATTGACCAAAATGTCGTCACTTAACTTACTTTTCGTGCATGTAAATCGGGTATTAATCATTGATATGTCAATTACTCATCATGTCACATTTTCTACTTTATTGGCTAGAGATGTATGTCCAAAGAGAAGGAGGAGCTGTAAAGTGAAAGCAAGTTACATATATTAAAAAGTTTGTTCATGCATGTTTTATCATGCATACTATGTCACAAACAAGCTCAAACTCATAAAGTGGATGGGTGCATCTAAGACCAGGTGTTCAGTGTTGCTCGTGAAGTGGCATATGCAGTACAGTACAACCTTGATTCAAAGAACTATATGGGACGAACCTCAATTTGTTTCAGTGTGGGATTCGTTGCAGCTGGAGATGCCTCCAGGATTCATTTCCCATGCCCTATGTGCTAATTTCACTATTTTCATTTCATCCTATAATATAATAAACTACCAAATGAACATGTCTGCAAACAAATTCAGCCACATTTAACTTATTTCTCATAGCCCCAGCCTCAAAACTCATTTTCAGAAGGTAGTACAGCCATACCTGATTGAATATATACCTAGCCAACTCAAAATGAAAACAAACCATAAAGTTTGGTTTTAAATATCTTCAGTACCTTTCGCAAGGCTCCAACTGTTTCTTGTAATATTGAGTACAACTACaaaaatgcagacgaggagtcacaataacgtggctgaaatatgttggccagaccacacactagaaagtgaaggggacgatgacgtttcggtctgtcctggaccattctcaagtcaattgagaTGATAAAGATGATTGAGTTGAGCAtctcaattgacttgagaatggtctaggacggaccaaaacgtcatcgccccttcactttctagtgtgtggtttggtcaacttaaaAAATCATCAAAAATGTGATTGGAGTCGtattacactgtgtgtgtgtgttttaccatTTATACTCTAATATTTCCCAGGCTCTATGAGCTGATTTCACTGAGCAAAATGTTAATCTTCAGTGTGTCATATGAAGGACAGTTACCAAAAAGAAAACCCTGTCTGTAAAGAGATTTAACTACATCTAGCATATTTCCCACTCCCTAAGCTTTGAAACCTCATTTTCAACAATTTTCAACAATATTTACCAACAGTGGTAACAATATTTTGAAGTAAAAGCTTGAAGGTTTTGCTGAcaaataaattatattttgttATGAAACACGGTGCATTGATTAATGTAGAATTGGAAAAAAATAGCTTTGATTTTGATGTGaaattaaaaatgatgcaaattatatcagataaaatattttgaaatcacCCCAAATTAGGTGGTTCTTGTATTTTATATTCTTGCTTCTTTAGATGTGGGTTGGCCCAACCTTCTCCTCCTTGCAAGATCTCAGTACCTATCATAATAGCTAAGAACATACGTTACACAATGACCTTCCCGTTTGAAAACCATATTTTGTCTTATTCTGTCAGTTCTTTCCAGATGTTCTACCTATTTGTTTTAATGATTTTCTAGTGATATTACTACCACGCTTGTCAATAATACAGATCTataatttagaggggtcttcttTGTTCCCATTTTTATAGGTTGAAACTgtcttttttttctataattaGTGAGGTTCTTTGTTTAGATGTTTGGAAAATATTGTATAGTTGGGCACTAATGTTGGATGTGTATTCTCTCGGAACCCATGTCCAGATTCCTTCTGACCCCGACTTCTTTATTTCTATCTAGTTCCTTGAGCAGTTTTTCCTACCTTGTCTCTTAAGACACTTCTAGGTACTTTGTTGTGTACTAGAGTGTATTGTTTGGTTCTCTGAATACATCATTTCACACGAGcaaactttggaactgttcatttagtttTCACTCATTTCCTTTTTAGTCTATTAGTGTTATTTTTAGTCTTCAAATTTTGTCTTTCACTTGTAATTTGCTTTTCATGGACATATAAAATAGGccgagttctgttttacatttgtctaccATCCCTTTACTTTCTCAAGGTTTCTTTGTGTGTATACTCGTTACTGTGTACTTGTTTGTAAGTtttgcctcttcctatattgattccattttttccTATTGCTGTCTGGCACTCAGTTTCTATTGAACCAGCCCTGTGCTCAAAAAAACTATAAATTTTTGGGTGCcttcatatattaaaaaaattcgtatacagtggtacctcggaatgcgattgtccctgtatgcgaggttttcggaaggcgaggtgtatttactccaaaaatttgtctcagaaggcgagtttggacgcgagtttgttgatacgcgtacagccgacctagcgcgttcgacgcccctccgcccctcagtttattattgtctggcgctcagtgactacccccacatcaattcttctcgcggattttcagtgttttgttggatttttggtgatttgtctatacaatttgttattatatatctcgccatgggtcccaagaaagccagtggtaaggataaaggccagaaagctcctgtgaggatgacaatagaggagaaacaagagatcattcggaagcatgagaacggtacacgtgttgttgaactttgtaggcagtacaacaaagccacatcaacaatatgcactatacttaagaagaaaaataagattatgggtgctaaagtggcaaaaggagtaagaacattaacggcacaaagaccacaaatacttgaagaagtgttaaagttgttattaatttggatacacgacaaggagttgaggggtgatagtgtttcggaggccattatttgtgagaaagccagggtgttgcacgaagaccttctaaagaatacccctgcaacgagtgatgcagataagaaagagtttaaggcaagcaggggctggtttgaaaaatttagaaagagaagtggtatccatagtgttacaaggcatggggttatgtgatgtgattatggaaggggactccccttccaaacagtaactcctctcctcctcccccctcctcaccatcttccatacgcctacagcactcgacagcaaggtaagtaataactggaacacagttttgtaggtttatttagatgaattaggtaaattaggtataaaaatttagtttgatgtggggtttttggggtagtcaggaacggattaattcatttccctttatttcttatggggaaattaacttcggaatgcgagttttcggaaggcgaggcgtctccaggaacggattaaactcttattctgaggtatgcctgtatctcATTTATTTCCCTGCTAAACAAGAAATTGTTTGTCAAATTGATTAAAGAGCCAAGATTTCTTTTGTCTCGCTTTTTCATATTCTCTTCATTATAATGTTTTATGTATTTTATTTCGAAGTACTGTACATGGATGGTCGTTCTTACCTAGTGGCAGGCAGGTACTGGAGGTCAAAGAGCTCTTTCTTATTTCTGGTAAATATTACAGCCAGGACTGATGGAACATTGATGTGTAtgaaaacgtgtgtgtgtgtgtgtgtgtgtgtgtatatatatatatatatgtcgtacctagtagccagaacgcacttctcagcctactatgcaaggccggatttgcctaataagccaagttttcatgaattaatatattttctcaaatttttttcttatgaaatgataaagctacctattgaattatgtatgaggtcaattttttttttattggagttaaaattaacgtagatatatgaccgaacctaaccaaccctacctaacctaacctatctttataggttaggtagccgaaaaagataggttaggttaggtaggttaggtagtcgaaaaacaattaattcatgaaaactaggcttattaggcaaatcgggccttgcatagtaggctgagaagtgcgttctggctactaggtacgacatatatatatatatctatctatctatctatatatatctatatatctatctatatatatctatatatatagatatatatatagatatatatatatagatatatatagatatataatacacacacacacacagagagagagagagagagaggaacgagCGAACGAGCGAGCGAACGAGCGAGCGAACGAACGAGCAAACGAGCGAGCGAACGAACGAGCGAGCGAGCTAGCTAGGTGGCAGCAGGGATAGGTTGTGGAAGTCATGCAGGAGTTACAATGTCcgattgcaaaaaaaaaaaaaaaaaaaaaaaaaaaacaaataatactAAAAAAATGGTTGCAGCTGTCTTTTTACAGTGTGTAATTACCTGTGTAGTTACAGGAAGAGAGCTACGTTtgtatcccgtcttcccagtactgtactttgtcttataatgctttgaaactactgacggttttggcctcatccaccttctcacttagtttGTTTCAACCATCTACTACTCTGCAAAAGAAAacgttctaatatttttttggcatTTTTATTTCGTTAGCTTGAAGCTGCCTATTTCAGGAATTCCTTTTTATCactttggtcgattcctgttattattttgtaagtattgatcatatcacctctttttttttccttatatcttctagttttggcatgtttaatgcctctagcctcttcccgTAACTCTTGCTTTTCAGGATGAAGCCATTTTGTAACATgcttttgcaccttttccagtataTTTATgtacttcttgagatttgggcaccatacaactgttgcatattccataatttgtaagttgtgtgtgtgtggtctattttctctgattccatattccataacatggcatttacagTATTCatattgaattccatttgtcacatgtcgctccaagcacttattttatctagatcaatttgaaggacatgacaatcatctgcatctcctatcttccccagtatcttagcatcatctgcaaacatgttcatataattctgtattccttctggtagatcgtttatgtaggccatgaacattactggtgcaagaactgaaccctgtggtacttcgctagtaacactcctccaatcAGTTACATTACCTCTTATTACTGCTCTCATCTGTCTGTAAGAAAACTTTTCATCTATGTCAGAAGtcagtagtaatagtagtgtgTCTGTACTCTCCTAGTAGTGCTTACGgatgttgagcttcagctctttggtcttgcctctcaactgtcaatcgactggtgtacagattcttgatgtGTGTGTCTGTCATAAATAAATTTGTGTGCGGTGGCTTAATGGTGCTCATTGAAATATGACAGAACAACAGTCATATCTAGTGACTGATGACGGCAGGAAATATGCAACTTCAGAAGGATCTTTTTGTCTTCAGTTTCTCCACTTGCATTTTATAGATTAACAcacttcttgtttaaagatgaacACCTTTCTTCTTTAaagctgaacccccccccccctcttgtttaaagatgaaaagtttttatattttaaaatctCTAATACCTGATCTGGGGGGTCTTGGCAGATTTGGTGTAATTTGTTTAAATAAAGCTTGCATTGCCTCTTAATTTTTATTAGTGTTATTTTTagtaatacaaaaacattttcttAGACATTTGCAGAAGTTGTTCAGGCTCGAGATAAAGAAATTGCTGCTCTGACAAAAGAATTAAAACGCAAAGAAAAGAAAGTCCGAGACCTCGTGGCAGAACTGAAGGAGGCTCTCGACATGCtgaacaaggcaaaatgggaagCGGAGAcaagtggtggtgaagatggtgtcaAGGAAATGGCAGAAGAGGAGAATGAGGTAAGCAGCCCCTTAAAATATGCTGAAAATATGCCTCGTGGAAGTGAAGGGTCCAGTCAGTACAGGAGTGAAGAGTGCTACAATAACCACCCAGCAAGGACCGCTGAATTGCACGAACAATTACGGGAAGCTTCTTGTACCACAGTAGAGTTCTTGCCAAATGTTAACAACCCTTATAGCTTGGCTTCTCAATCGGCACCTTCTCATGTACATGCATCTTCAACAATCCCTCAGATGCACCCCTTGCAGTCACCTGCTACTCTGCACCATAATCTTAGATATCAATTTTTTCATCCCACAAATAAGTTTTAATGAGCTCCCTTGTTGTGTTGCCTTATATATTGCTATTACACTTTTGAATAATTTTATTTTTAGATTGCTGCATGTGCAGAATTTTTCACCTTTTGTTTTATCTTAAAACTATTGTACCTGAATAAGGGAAGTGTTTATTCTCCATTTTATTTTCACTTTTATTTGGTAATGTTTAAGAATTTGGTTATAATAAAGTTTATTATTCATATGCTAGTTCTTTATTTTTTAAAGCCTTGCTTGAATAATAAATCTGTATATTAAAAACTTACCTGAAGTGTTAAATGCAACTAATGTTGAATACAAAGTAATTCTGGATTAAACATCAGGTAAGCAAATCTGTAATGAACATTTTGCTGCTGACATATGTAAGGAACTATTATTATTTATGCAACACTAATAAATTTTTTGTTTCTTGCAGCGATTATGGGCAGAATTGGAGTCCCGCAAGAATGAGGTGCTGGCACTGCGGGCAGAACACAAACACTCCTTATCTGAGGCTGAGGAGCGTGTACATCAACTTCAGAAACAGTTGGATGAAAAACTAAAAGCCCTTGAAACTCAGCAAGACCAACACAATAAAGAGACTGAGGAATGGGAGGTGCGTTTGCGTGATAAGGCCCAGCAACTAGCACGCCTTGAAGGAGAACTTCAGACACTTCACGGTGATATGTCTAACAGGGAGGGACAGTTGCGCACTAATCAAGGACTTGTTCAAGGATTAGAAGATGAACTGGCTGCAGCTAAAGACCAACTGAAGGATAAAAAGGCAGAATTGGAAATTCTTCAGGAAGAACTGAAAAAGAAAAATAATGACATGCAGGATTTGGTGAATCATGAGTTGTGGGAAAGGAATAGGGAGATTGAGCGTCTACAGGAAAAACTCAGTGCCTTATCATCAGATCGTCGCCATCAAATTGAATGCTTGAAGGATGAATTAGAAACCAAGAATAGTGAATTAAGGAGACTGAGAACTAGGTTAAATTGTGAGACTTCTGAAACTAATGATGGCAACCAGATAGCATTATGCTCTAAAGTGAATAACACCCAGTCTGCAGTAAATCCCACAGCAAATAACCAACCCAAGAATGCTGCTCATTTGACAGTAGTTACGGGATCTGGAGGTGCTGATGTAGTTACTGTAAATCGTCCATTACATCTGACATTCACTGATGATAATTCTGCTTCTGTGCAAATGCTTTATCAGGAAATGTGTAAAGTTAGGGGTGAGGCACAAGCATTACGCATGGAAAGAAGTATATTAAATGATAAACTCTCAAGTTTACAAAAATCATATGACCAAGTTTGCCACGTAAGTGCACCAAGTGCTAACGAACTTCATGAACAAATGGACTCTGTTAAGAAGCAACTTGAtgaaaccaaagaagaaaatctGCTAAAGGACCAGAAGCATGGAGAGATTGTCAGTGATTTTCAGTCTCAAGTACAAGTTCTGCGAACTGAACTTCATAATGCAAAGAAAAAAATTAGCCGCCAGTTAACAGAAGTCAGTGTGCGTAAATACCAGGAAGCTCTGAAACGACACAAACAAGAAATTGCCTCTCTGAGAAAAAGGCTGGCAGATTCACACAATGCATGTGATCTACTCAGAACTCGACTAGAAGAACTAGCAGACTTCTTGGAGCGTATTCTAGAAATGGAGGAGAGAGGCCTCATTAATTTAAGTCAGTTGTCTCCAAAGCAGCTAGCCTCGTTACAGAAAACTCTTGACGAGTCTCGTGCACTTTCTCGTTCACTATCACAATCACTAATGATTGGTATGGACATCACTGAACATGGTGATGATGCACATCTGTCTAGTTCAGTGAGCTCCATATCATCTTGGAGCCTACAAAGAGATGATAGTTTTTCTGAAACACTTGATTATTTAGGAGCTAGTAGTCTTGAAGCCATAGCTAACCTTCCTGATGAGACATTGTTACAGCCAGAGGATTCTCATGATCCAGCTGTTCAAGCACTTGCCACACAGCTCAACATTCAAATTGACCAGAAAACACGAGAGATTGATGCCATTGCTGAGAATGTGTCGGTATTAAGTGAAAAGCTAGCAGAGAGAATACAGCaagtggagcaacaggcaggagttatTGGTGAACTACGAGAACAAGTGGATTGTCTTCAGGAGGAAGTAAAACGTAGGGACCTTCAGCTTCTAGCACCTCATGTTGACGAAGGTGAAAACAGCCAACATCCTCTACAGAGCTCTTGGCAGAGTAGTATAAACCCAATTGCAACATCATCTCAGAGCACTGTGCATGCTGTTTCTCCTCAGTCTACACTGGGAACTCATAATTCAAGCAGCCAAGAAAGTCTTCACAAGCCTCCCAGTATTTGTTCTGACTCATTGCCTCCTCCACCTCTTCACCTCCTTCAGGACAGCGAGTGTGAAATCAGACCCGATATTAGGGAGTTGGAGATTTGTCACGCATCGGATCGTAGCAGCCTGAGTGCAGTCAAAAGTGCATACTCAACTGATGCAGCTATAAAGGCTTATAGTGGGCACCTAGGTTACTTTCAGCAGTATGCAACAACTGGTGAACAAAGTATTGGTGATGGACTAAAGCCATGGAAGGAAAATGCAAATGGGCCTATGACCTGTGCGATACCTGAACAACCCTGGGCACCCATTTCACCATCTGAAAGTGAAGCTTGGAGTGAACCTGACAGAAATGTATCTTTAGCAAGAATTGGACTTGATGCTTGTACTCTTGGGGGTGCCCCAGATAGAGCATTATCACGATCTCGCCAGCAGAGAGCATCTGCAATTACTTCAGAATCTGATGGTGAGGCTGCACATGAAGACACTGCCACTTGTGTTGCTAATAACGTACTAACGCCAGGAAAAGCCTCCAAGAGGCGATCTGATGTTGCAGAACTTCGACGAGTATCCACAAAACTGCGTGCTGTAGAACAACTGAATGACACTCTCCGTGCAGAATTGAACATATATCAAACATTGAGTCAAGAAATGGCTCAACAACAGCATGATCAGCAACAGAGACCTAAGACTAGTGATAAGAGTGTTGAAACACACAAGGGAGAGACAGCAGATGCCTCGGTAGGTGCTGAAGAAGAAcctacaataccaccaccaccaccacccatatttGCTATTCCTgcaccattgttagaagagattcgtGCACTGCGCCTTAAACTAGAAGAAGCA includes the following:
- the LOC123754300 gene encoding putative leucine-rich repeat-containing protein DDB_G0290503 isoform X5, yielding MFGFGGRSPGRLATTPPGPAPPTPIGHPFFSGSPAQLQDANSLDSSSSSSIPFSLGLRSPGKVSPLRGRTMKEYEEQLGSLKKENFSLKLRIYFLEERMDQKYDKEDKDELYKTNIELKVETEALKQELYDKQELVRQASTVLSGLEQQFKEQVAQIQENHEQEKEKLQSQVQQLQSYIQELQKEVDEYANRCHEEKGQLGELTQLCGLAFSNGAEDEDEAEAQAPSLSKDNLSLPLNLAGFTSGYSTPSPVQGIFSMPTTMSEPAVLKKPQPEFTSANDSFNKAKSEVTESAEQKVVALEAQVAELKNRVTELEEELAAKEETTSVLEGDLANLRKELEDKVEKIADLEAEVTEKDLKIDDVMQELETRHIEIQAKDDQIQSLHHDLDRVEPEIEVKVQEIVERDRIIEEKIEQIEQQNKILVEIQITLDEKQKQIADMEHKITESSEKIKKLTEKLDKSCKVIQTFAEVVQARDKEIAALTKELKRKEKKVRDLVAELKEALDMLNKAKWEAETSGGEDGVKEMAEEENERLWAELESRKNEVLALRAEHKHSLSEAEERVHQLQKQLDEKLKALETQQDQHNKETEEWEVRLRDKAQQLARLEGELQTLHGDMSNREGQLRTNQGLVQGLEDELAAAKDQLKDKKAELEILQEELKKKNNDMQDLVNHELWERNREIERLQEKLSALSSDRRHQIECLKDELETKNSELRRLRTRLNCETSETNDGNQIALCSKVNNTQSAVNPTANNQPKNAAHLTVVTGSGGADVVTVNRPLHLTFTDDNSASVQMLYQEMCKVRGEAQALRMERSILNDKLSSLQKSYDQVCHVSAPSANELHEQMDSVKKQLDETKEENLLKDQKHGEIVSDFQSQVQVLRTELHNAKKKISRQLTEVSVRKYQEALKRHKQEIASLRKRLADSHNACDLLRTRLEELADFLERILEMEERGLINLSQLSPKQLASLQKTLDESRALSRSLSQSLMIGMDITEHGDDAHLSSSVSSISSWSLQRDDSFSETLDYLGASSLEAIANLPDETLLQPEDSHDPAVQALATQLNIQIDQKTREIDAIAENVSVLSEKLAERIQQVEQQAGVIGELREQVDCLQEEVKRRDLQLLAPHVDEGENSQHPLQSSWQSSINPIATSSQSTVHAVSPQSTLGTHNSSSQESLHKPPSICSDSLPPPPLHLLQDSECEIRPDIRELEICHASDRSSLSAVKSAYSTDAAIKAYSGHLGYFQQYATTGEQSIGDGLKPWKENANGPMTCAIPEQPWAPISPSESEAWSEPDRNVSLARIGLDACTLGGAPDRALSRSRQQRASAITSESDGEAAHEDTATCVANNVLTPGKASKRRSDVAELRRVSTKLRAVEQLNDTLRAELNIYQTLSQEMAQQQHDQQQRPKTSDKSVETHKGETADASVGAEEEPTIPPPPPPIFAIPAPLLEEIRALRLKLEEAIANNDHLRDQLEAALTAHPQDEARFHHLTAALQTAQEEMREARDRLQGSQESVREQQEKYNNIQFKLQECEGRLTQCYIQLEAAQTESLAVKSDLSNAHQLLQERGLLLQERDSQLAERQQTMNEMALKIIQLEKDAVKNPDLDEHLQKLQSELQKQEMRLLQVNKERLSLVGERACLQAQLASASTHARLLQDGKQDVDGVGEERITLLQQLDVERTTVSNLHKERQQLLTDKERLEKEMQVLQEEVAGLRAKIEHLTSHQDYAGQQADREKRNLTELQNEYTTLQRNRNELHLKAQNLEIQLQVMTEKHKTAEDAQLCLIEQKSLVKQLTAQLDSERCLTANLQLQLKTLRSSTSPTTSQGDDSVVPNESDHASHESVTSIEFFRPLSETGLLHKHRATSLSPTSGDKSKIQERRAASSSRRRESNKRINHWSEDKENHQIATTTTITTTTSSSKKNRRLHSGISSDGIFAQHAAQPLLLHQPDEEGDGGTTSGESPDLGIGSDYPFSSLERGTRTLRSLVHTAQDLPPPPLCSEPSHSILSEENQQLRLERDNLTSKLASTKETLKNTEEKLYKANQRKENVERAICKQLYKTHDVLKKANTQLKQVNTLPK